The Streptomyces sp. Mut1 genome window below encodes:
- a CDS encoding Scr1 family TA system antitoxin-like transcriptional regulator, translating into MPNARPVPTVRRRRLGEALRRYRNTTGLSLDAASAELGWLGPKLSQIETANGHIRPADVAPLLKVYGVTDPDVVNALEGLAKDARKQRWWQTDSRMVAQAYADCISLESDAESLHVWSPLLVPGLLQTAGYARETRKRQRNHPYSGRGCCSVRGTHGAAGGTHPARWPYEVLGRSP; encoded by the coding sequence ATGCCAAACGCACGCCCCGTACCTACCGTTCGACGCCGACGACTCGGCGAAGCCCTACGCAGGTACCGCAACACGACCGGGCTGAGTCTCGACGCGGCATCCGCTGAGCTCGGCTGGCTGGGCCCGAAGCTGTCTCAGATCGAGACCGCCAACGGCCACATCCGCCCGGCCGACGTCGCTCCGCTGCTCAAGGTCTACGGGGTAACAGATCCCGATGTCGTGAACGCTCTGGAAGGCCTCGCCAAAGACGCACGAAAGCAGCGCTGGTGGCAGACCGACAGTAGAATGGTGGCCCAGGCGTACGCGGACTGCATCTCCCTGGAATCGGACGCGGAGAGCTTGCACGTCTGGAGCCCGCTCCTGGTCCCAGGTCTGCTCCAGACGGCTGGATACGCGCGCGAGACCCGTAAACGCCAACGCAACCACCCGTACTCCGGGAGAGGTTGCTGCTCTGTCCGAGGTACGCATGGCGCGGCAGGCGGTACTCACCCGGCCCGATGGCCCTATGAAGTTCTGGGCCGTTCTCCATGA
- a CDS encoding DUF5753 domain-containing protein, which yields MARQAVLTRPDGPMKFWAVLHEAVLYQRFAVRPDTMRDQLRRLLDIAELPSVTLQVMPLAATPHPGGAGGFNLVGFPGPVPDVVLLENLIGATYVEGVDEVQVFADAFERIVAAALPVDDSMALITRLEEESRR from the coding sequence ATGGCGCGGCAGGCGGTACTCACCCGGCCCGATGGCCCTATGAAGTTCTGGGCCGTTCTCCATGAAGCGGTCCTGTACCAGCGGTTCGCAGTGCGGCCCGACACCATGCGCGACCAGTTGCGGCGCCTGTTGGACATTGCCGAGTTGCCCAGTGTCACCCTTCAGGTCATGCCCCTGGCCGCGACCCCTCACCCAGGTGGCGCCGGCGGCTTCAACCTGGTTGGTTTTCCCGGTCCGGTGCCGGACGTCGTTCTCTTGGAGAATCTCATCGGGGCGACTTACGTTGAGGGCGTCGACGAAGTACAGGTCTTCGCCGACGCCTTCGAGCGCATCGTCGCGGCAGCACTCCCGGTGGATGACTCGATGGCCCTCATCACACGATTGGAAGAGGAAAGTCGCAGGTGA
- a CDS encoding DUF397 domain-containing protein, which produces MKEPKAELYAEDLSAAKWHKASASAGENDCVEVAELPHGARAVRDSKSPEREPLRFTASEWAAFRAGVIAGEL; this is translated from the coding sequence GTGAAGGAACCAAAGGCGGAGCTGTACGCGGAGGATCTGTCTGCCGCGAAGTGGCACAAGGCGTCTGCGAGCGCAGGTGAGAACGACTGCGTCGAGGTCGCCGAACTGCCGCACGGCGCACGGGCCGTACGGGACTCCAAGAGCCCGGAACGGGAACCGCTGCGGTTCACCGCGTCGGAGTGGGCCGCGTTCCGGGCAGGCGTGATAGCGGGCGAGCTCTGA
- a CDS encoding class I SAM-dependent DNA methyltransferase, whose translation MSSSTETPASESPTNAETESAPGADTPREAGVKNKTKAAPAAAPVSTSTLVNRLWSYCELLRHSGVSTLDYVEQLTYLLFLKMADERANRPAVFRRNMPEQPLVPEGRDWKSLMTRSAEALLDHYEFILKDLGQRGGTMLGEVFTKAQNKIQEPAVLERLIKDLIDPHTWTTENQDLKGDAYEGLLQRGAEDRKTGAGQYFTPRPLIDAMVDCVQPKPGETITDPACGTGGFLIAAHAHLVQHYEDELYGDKGRALQTGAITGYELVRETGRLALMNMLLHGIGNSEAKPLITIQDSLARPPKRHYDIVLANPPFGVGSVTGESYTARTDFWAQTTNKQLNFVQHIYNLLKTNGRAALVLPDNVLFESGAGETIRRNLLNLCDVHTLLRLPTGIFYANGVKANVLFFDKTGQRTGGRPGTRKLWVYDFRTDQRFTLKQRQLGRQHLDDFVAAYHSGGTGFTKRTPSDRFRAYDYDELIARDKTNLDLTVLKSDSSTTATYASPDVIAQEIVDELEVALAEFTAVAQALKKDVPPPVGDT comes from the coding sequence ATGAGCAGCAGTACCGAGACCCCGGCCTCCGAGAGCCCCACCAACGCGGAGACCGAGTCCGCACCCGGCGCGGACACCCCCCGCGAGGCCGGGGTCAAGAACAAGACCAAGGCCGCCCCGGCGGCAGCCCCGGTCTCGACCTCCACCCTCGTCAACCGTCTCTGGTCGTACTGCGAACTGCTTCGCCACTCCGGCGTCTCCACGCTCGACTACGTCGAGCAGCTCACGTACCTCCTCTTCCTCAAGATGGCCGACGAGCGTGCGAACCGCCCGGCCGTCTTCCGGCGCAACATGCCCGAACAGCCCCTCGTGCCCGAGGGACGGGACTGGAAGAGCCTGATGACCCGGTCCGCCGAGGCGCTGCTCGACCACTACGAGTTCATCCTCAAGGATCTCGGCCAGCGCGGCGGCACCATGCTCGGCGAGGTCTTTACCAAGGCGCAGAACAAGATCCAGGAACCCGCGGTCCTCGAACGGCTGATCAAGGACCTGATCGATCCCCATACCTGGACCACCGAGAACCAGGACCTCAAGGGCGACGCCTACGAAGGGCTCCTCCAGCGCGGAGCCGAGGACCGCAAGACCGGTGCGGGCCAGTACTTCACACCCCGCCCCCTCATCGACGCGATGGTCGACTGCGTCCAGCCGAAGCCTGGTGAGACCATCACCGACCCCGCCTGCGGCACCGGCGGCTTCCTCATCGCGGCGCACGCCCACCTCGTTCAGCACTACGAGGACGAGCTGTACGGCGACAAGGGGCGGGCCCTCCAAACCGGTGCGATCACCGGCTACGAGCTCGTCCGCGAGACCGGCCGCCTCGCCCTGATGAACATGCTGCTGCACGGCATCGGAAACTCCGAGGCCAAGCCGCTCATCACCATTCAGGACTCACTCGCCCGCCCCCCGAAGCGGCATTACGACATCGTGCTCGCCAACCCGCCCTTCGGTGTCGGCTCGGTGACCGGTGAGTCGTACACGGCTCGCACCGACTTCTGGGCGCAGACGACCAACAAGCAACTCAACTTCGTCCAGCACATCTACAACCTGCTGAAGACCAACGGCCGGGCAGCCCTCGTCCTCCCCGACAACGTCCTCTTCGAGAGCGGTGCCGGCGAGACCATTCGCAGGAACCTTCTCAACCTCTGCGACGTCCACACCCTGCTGCGCCTGCCCACCGGCATCTTCTACGCCAACGGCGTCAAGGCCAACGTCCTGTTCTTCGACAAGACGGGCCAGCGCACCGGAGGCCGCCCCGGCACCCGCAAGCTCTGGGTCTACGACTTCCGCACCGATCAGCGCTTCACGCTCAAGCAGCGCCAACTTGGCCGCCAGCACCTCGACGACTTCGTCGCCGCCTACCACTCCGGCGGCACGGGCTTCACCAAGCGCACCCCGAGCGACCGTTTTCGTGCCTACGACTACGACGAGTTGATCGCACGGGACAAGACCAACCTCGACCTCACGGTCCTCAAGTCCGATTCCAGCACGACCGCGACATACGCGTCGCCGGACGTGATCGCTCAGGAGATCGTCGACGAACTCGAAGTGGCACTGGCCGAGTTCACCGCCGTGGCCCAGGCGTTGAAGAAGGACGTGCCGCCGCCGGTCGGTGACACGTAG
- a CDS encoding restriction endonuclease subunit S, with protein MTTDSGTGPEPEGSGAEEGVAGELPAGWVWATLGELGVEAQPGFASGKHNRDGVGILHLRPMNITRNGVLDARDARFVADETGRRVERGDVLFNNTNSPVLVGKTAWVDSIQPLAFSNHMTRLRGPEGLDGRFLAVQMHHLWATGYFKSILNNHVNQASVSRKALLGTVIVVPPLAEQHRIVAKLDDQLAHIDAGEGAVQAALTASAVLEDVITGRGACGGLDGVECFPASLEPADADDGVLPDLPLGWKWARLGEIADVVGGVTKDGKKQSDPEYVEVPYLRVANVQRGRLVLDRVEKIRVPAKKAQSLKLEFGDVLLNEGGDRDKLGRGWIWEEQIEDCIHQNHVFRARVRGDVLDPRLLAWHSNAFGKNWCDRNGRQTVNLASISLRTIKLMPVPVPPKFIQGELVKAIESHLAEAKSAQQVIQGVREQGEGLRSGLLHAAFTGTLVPQDPDDESASALLDRIRAQRAADTKPAKRKRAPRKTSPAAPETSGRPVPAGTQDTLPL; from the coding sequence GTGACGACCGACTCGGGAACGGGGCCGGAGCCGGAGGGCTCGGGGGCCGAGGAGGGGGTTGCGGGGGAGTTGCCTGCGGGGTGGGTTTGGGCGACGCTCGGAGAATTGGGGGTCGAGGCACAACCGGGCTTCGCCAGCGGTAAGCACAATCGCGATGGTGTTGGAATCCTCCATCTCCGCCCGATGAACATCACCCGCAATGGAGTCTTGGATGCGCGGGATGCGCGGTTCGTTGCTGATGAGACCGGCAGGCGTGTTGAGCGAGGCGATGTTCTTTTCAATAACACGAACAGTCCGGTGCTGGTTGGGAAGACGGCTTGGGTCGACTCCATTCAGCCGCTCGCATTCTCGAACCACATGACTCGGTTGCGTGGACCGGAGGGGCTGGACGGGAGGTTCCTGGCAGTGCAAATGCACCACTTGTGGGCCACTGGGTACTTCAAGTCGATCCTGAACAACCACGTGAACCAGGCAAGCGTGTCGCGCAAGGCCCTCCTGGGTACAGTGATTGTTGTCCCGCCTCTCGCCGAACAGCACCGCATCGTCGCCAAGCTGGACGATCAGCTGGCGCATATTGACGCGGGAGAGGGGGCCGTGCAGGCTGCTTTGACTGCCTCCGCAGTTTTGGAAGACGTAATCACCGGAAGAGGTGCATGCGGCGGACTGGACGGAGTTGAGTGTTTTCCTGCCTCGCTTGAACCCGCAGATGCTGATGACGGCGTACTTCCTGATCTCCCGCTCGGATGGAAATGGGCGCGTCTCGGGGAAATTGCGGATGTGGTCGGGGGAGTCACGAAAGATGGAAAAAAGCAGAGTGACCCCGAGTACGTTGAAGTCCCGTACCTTCGGGTTGCGAATGTGCAGCGTGGACGCCTTGTTCTTGATCGCGTGGAAAAAATCAGGGTGCCCGCGAAGAAAGCTCAGTCTCTGAAGCTTGAATTCGGTGATGTCCTCCTCAATGAGGGGGGAGACCGGGACAAGCTGGGACGCGGGTGGATCTGGGAAGAGCAGATAGAGGACTGCATTCACCAGAATCACGTCTTTCGTGCGCGCGTCAGAGGGGACGTGCTCGACCCCAGATTGCTTGCCTGGCATTCCAATGCATTCGGTAAGAATTGGTGTGATCGAAATGGGAGGCAGACGGTCAATCTTGCCTCCATCAGCCTTCGAACAATCAAGCTGATGCCTGTCCCTGTTCCACCAAAGTTCATTCAGGGAGAACTGGTCAAGGCTATTGAGAGTCACCTAGCGGAGGCGAAATCTGCCCAGCAGGTGATTCAGGGCGTGCGCGAGCAGGGCGAAGGGCTGCGCAGCGGCCTCCTCCACGCCGCCTTCACCGGCACCCTCGTCCCCCAGGACCCCGACGACGAGTCCGCGTCCGCCCTGCTCGACCGGATCCGCGCGCAGCGGGCCGCCGACACCAAACCGGCCAAGCGCAAGCGCGCGCCCCGCAAGACTTCCCCGGCTGCACCCGAGACCTCCGGCCGACCGGTTCCGGCCGGTACCCAGGACACACTTCCCCTGTGA
- a CDS encoding DEAD/DEAH box helicase family protein: MSSTDGVSRTSDPRLVRLAGQSRNFGFLLPHLPLLVAYGTAAESHVFSDPNTSLIKSRQFAEAMAADLVSRGRVRAEGTTQFDRLRALDREGYLHGDVGTAFHEVRTLGNDANHSGLDSADDAFRALRTCFRLGVWYHRLLTGSREQLPFVPPSPDHTPAAENARLVQDVAQARRELEEARLSYHDQASQAQAEQAARSAVERELAQAQAERENMARAVAAMQHRLKEFQAAAEATQLDRRHTATIDRAAASAAVAERARLLDNAEQASREPLSEVQVRKRLDAMLVAAGWDVQDGGADLNLHIQGDRRGNGVAVREVTTARGRADYALYVDRKLVGVIEAKREGADLSAAEAQADRYADNLTGAQQRFSAWRTPLPFRYVSDGGETRFRSVLDPDSRTRRIFSFHQPRTLARWVRQAEEDEQAPSYRARLCHRMPELDERPLRPAQIEAVRGVENSLALGKGQQGMGQARALVQMATGAGKTFTAVTFSYRTLKHARAERVLFLVDRNNLGAQAFAEFENFKTPDTDRKFADLYNVQRLGAEGMLTSSKVVISTVQRLYMELTGAILPGAAQGDGEVEYDIDVPGGIEVGYNADIPPEAFDLIIVDECHRSIYGKWRSVLEYFDAPIVGLTATPVAQTFGYFNGNLVSEYSYQEAVADRVNVDFSVYEINTRVTAEGGVIAQGTIPVRDRRTRRQRYEDIDEDIAYGASQVGVGVISKDQLRTVVQTFHDRLFTEIFPERAKRDQATGALLWDEMYVPKTLVFAKNDNHAEEIVEVVRDVFGKGNNFCAKITSAARNAAERLAAFRNLPDLRIAVTVDMIATGTDVKPLECLLFLRDVKSWAYFEQMKGRGARTLSLTEFEKVTPGVGPKTRFVIVDAVGVTKKPKVDAAPLERHTDKQISLEKLLRKTAANTIEEEEVSTLAARLAKLDVQMTDEERAEIQRLSGGLELTRIVHGMVDAVSADRQLEAREAAQHAGRDPEHAVRDLIERAVRPLAAQPPLRARLLEMRRAKDILYDETGTDELLGAGAVVEDEDSASRTVRDWRQYIADNRDEIAAMSIAFSAGSDVSPSAAMNRLDDVARSIARPPRAWTPDRLWQAYERLGEAVIDGARRTRTTSDLLALLRYELAGGAERGAPAPRPYEELVRERYQRWIAGQEQVGNRFTTRQRWWLDRIAEATARRVRFDTADLDYPPFTTRNGTDGFIAEFGGTRAEHIITELDRELSA, from the coding sequence ATGAGCAGCACGGACGGGGTTTCGCGGACGTCGGATCCCCGGCTCGTACGTCTGGCCGGACAGTCCCGCAACTTCGGCTTTTTGCTGCCGCACCTTCCGCTGCTTGTCGCCTATGGAACCGCCGCCGAGAGCCACGTTTTCAGCGACCCGAACACATCCCTGATCAAATCCCGCCAGTTCGCGGAGGCCATGGCGGCCGATCTCGTCAGCCGAGGGCGGGTCCGGGCAGAGGGCACCACCCAGTTCGACCGGCTGCGGGCTCTGGACCGGGAGGGCTACCTCCACGGCGACGTGGGCACCGCCTTTCACGAGGTCCGCACCCTCGGCAACGACGCCAACCACTCGGGGCTCGACAGCGCCGACGACGCGTTCCGAGCTCTGCGTACCTGCTTCCGCCTCGGAGTCTGGTATCACCGACTGCTCACCGGCTCACGTGAGCAGCTGCCGTTCGTACCGCCCAGCCCCGACCACACCCCCGCCGCCGAGAACGCGCGTCTCGTGCAGGATGTTGCCCAGGCACGCAGGGAGCTGGAGGAGGCCCGTCTCAGCTATCACGACCAGGCATCCCAGGCCCAGGCCGAACAGGCCGCCCGGAGCGCCGTCGAACGCGAGCTCGCCCAGGCGCAGGCCGAGCGCGAGAATATGGCCCGTGCGGTCGCTGCCATGCAGCACCGGCTCAAGGAATTCCAGGCCGCCGCCGAGGCGACCCAGCTCGACCGCCGTCACACCGCCACCATTGACCGAGCCGCCGCCTCGGCCGCCGTCGCGGAGCGGGCCCGCCTCCTCGACAACGCCGAGCAGGCATCCCGAGAACCACTCAGCGAAGTGCAGGTCCGCAAGCGACTCGACGCCATGCTCGTGGCAGCGGGCTGGGACGTTCAGGACGGCGGCGCGGACCTCAACCTTCACATCCAGGGCGACCGACGGGGCAACGGTGTCGCCGTCCGAGAGGTCACCACAGCCCGGGGCCGCGCCGACTACGCCCTCTACGTCGACCGCAAGCTCGTCGGCGTCATCGAGGCCAAGCGTGAAGGCGCGGACCTCTCCGCCGCCGAGGCCCAGGCCGATCGCTACGCTGACAACCTCACCGGTGCCCAGCAGCGCTTCAGCGCCTGGCGCACCCCGCTCCCGTTCCGCTACGTCAGCGATGGCGGCGAGACCCGCTTCCGGTCCGTCCTCGACCCGGACTCCCGCACCCGCCGCATTTTCTCCTTCCACCAGCCGCGCACCCTGGCCCGCTGGGTACGCCAGGCCGAGGAGGACGAGCAGGCCCCCAGCTACCGGGCCCGACTGTGTCACCGCATGCCCGAACTCGACGAACGCCCCCTACGGCCCGCGCAGATCGAGGCCGTACGCGGCGTGGAGAACTCGCTGGCCCTGGGCAAGGGGCAGCAGGGCATGGGCCAGGCCCGTGCCCTCGTTCAGATGGCCACCGGCGCCGGCAAGACATTCACGGCCGTCACGTTCTCGTACCGAACCCTCAAGCACGCCCGCGCCGAGCGCGTCCTGTTCCTGGTGGACCGCAACAACCTCGGCGCGCAGGCGTTCGCCGAGTTCGAGAACTTCAAGACTCCGGACACCGATCGCAAGTTCGCCGACCTCTACAACGTCCAGCGTCTCGGTGCGGAGGGCATGCTCACCTCCTCCAAGGTCGTGATCTCCACCGTGCAGCGCCTCTACATGGAACTCACCGGCGCGATCCTGCCGGGGGCCGCACAAGGGGACGGGGAGGTCGAGTACGACATCGATGTGCCCGGCGGCATCGAGGTCGGCTACAACGCGGACATCCCGCCGGAGGCCTTCGACCTGATCATCGTCGATGAGTGCCACCGTTCCATCTACGGCAAGTGGCGCTCAGTCCTCGAATACTTCGACGCCCCCATCGTCGGCCTCACCGCCACCCCCGTCGCTCAGACCTTCGGCTATTTCAACGGCAACCTGGTCAGCGAGTACTCGTACCAGGAGGCTGTGGCCGACCGCGTCAACGTCGACTTCTCCGTCTACGAGATCAACACGCGCGTCACCGCTGAGGGTGGCGTCATAGCGCAGGGGACCATCCCGGTCCGTGACCGCCGCACGCGCCGTCAGCGCTATGAGGACATCGATGAGGACATCGCGTACGGAGCGAGCCAGGTTGGTGTCGGGGTCATCAGCAAGGACCAGCTTCGCACGGTCGTCCAGACCTTCCACGACCGGCTGTTCACGGAGATATTCCCCGAGCGGGCGAAGCGTGACCAGGCCACGGGAGCCCTGCTGTGGGACGAGATGTACGTGCCCAAGACGCTGGTCTTCGCCAAGAACGACAACCACGCGGAGGAGATCGTCGAGGTCGTCCGCGACGTCTTCGGCAAGGGCAACAACTTCTGCGCGAAGATCACCAGCGCGGCCCGTAACGCCGCCGAACGCCTGGCTGCCTTCCGGAACCTGCCTGACCTGCGGATCGCTGTGACGGTCGACATGATCGCCACCGGCACGGACGTCAAACCGCTGGAGTGCCTGCTCTTCCTGCGGGACGTCAAGAGCTGGGCCTACTTCGAGCAGATGAAGGGCCGCGGGGCCCGGACTCTGTCTCTCACGGAGTTCGAGAAGGTCACTCCCGGCGTGGGCCCGAAAACCCGCTTCGTGATCGTCGACGCGGTCGGTGTGACGAAGAAGCCGAAGGTCGACGCGGCACCGCTGGAACGCCACACCGACAAGCAGATCAGTCTGGAGAAGCTCCTCCGCAAGACCGCCGCGAACACCATCGAGGAGGAAGAGGTCTCCACCCTCGCGGCCCGCCTCGCCAAACTCGACGTCCAGATGACGGACGAGGAACGTGCCGAGATCCAGCGCCTGAGCGGTGGACTGGAGCTGACGAGGATCGTCCACGGAATGGTCGACGCCGTCTCGGCGGACCGGCAACTGGAGGCCCGCGAGGCCGCCCAGCACGCCGGCCGCGATCCCGAGCACGCGGTACGCGACCTCATCGAACGGGCCGTGCGGCCACTCGCCGCCCAGCCACCGCTGCGCGCCCGACTGCTGGAGATGCGGCGAGCGAAGGACATCCTCTACGACGAGACCGGCACGGACGAACTGCTCGGGGCGGGCGCGGTCGTGGAGGACGAGGACTCGGCGTCGCGGACCGTCCGGGACTGGCGCCAGTACATCGCCGACAACCGGGACGAGATCGCGGCCATGTCCATCGCGTTCAGCGCTGGCTCGGACGTGTCACCGAGCGCCGCCATGAACAGGCTCGACGACGTGGCCCGCAGCATCGCTCGCCCACCGCGCGCCTGGACCCCGGACCGGCTCTGGCAGGCGTACGAGCGGCTCGGCGAGGCGGTGATCGACGGCGCCCGTCGCACACGTACGACCTCCGACCTGCTGGCCTTGCTCCGTTACGAGCTCGCGGGCGGCGCGGAGCGGGGGGCACCGGCTCCACGTCCGTACGAGGAGCTCGTACGCGAGCGCTACCAACGCTGGATCGCCGGCCAGGAACAGGTGGGCAACCGGTTTACGACGCGTCAGCGCTGGTGGCTCGACCGCATCGCCGAAGCGACGGCCAGGCGTGTACGCTTCGACACCGCCGACCTGGATTATCCCCCTTTCACCACACGCAATGGTACGGACGGCTTCATTGCTGAATTCGGGGGGACACGGGCCGAACACATCATCACCGAACTGGACAGGGAGCTGAGCGCGTGA
- a CDS encoding TldD/PmbA family protein, protein MANEIDPSFTALPLRALADAALARARALGAAHADFRFERVRSATWRLRDARPAGGSDTTDLGYAVRVVHGGAWGFASGVDLTMDAAARVASQAVAMAKLSAKVIAAAGSDERVELADEPSHGERSWVSAYEVDPFDVPAEEKAGLLAEWSARLLAAEGVAHVDASLMTVHENKFYADTSGTVTTQQRVRLHPQFSAVAVDAATGEFDSMRTIAPPAGRGWEYLTGTGWDWDAELERIPGLLAEKMRAPSVEAGTYDLVVDPSNLWLTIHESIGHATELDRALGYEAAYAGTSFATFDQLGKLAYGSPVMNVTGDRTAEHGLATIGYDDEGVEAQSWDLIKDGTLVGYQLDRRIAKLTGLGRSNGCAYADSPGHVPVQRMANVSLQPDPGGLSTEDLIGGVERGIYVVGDRSWSIDMQRYNFQFTGQRFFRIENGRLAGQLRDVAYQATTTDFWGSMEKVGGPQTYVLGGAFNCGKAQPGQVAAVSHGCPSALFRGVNILNTTQEAGR, encoded by the coding sequence ATGGCCAACGAGATCGATCCGTCCTTCACGGCGCTGCCCTTGCGGGCCCTCGCCGACGCGGCGCTGGCTCGCGCGCGGGCGCTCGGGGCGGCGCACGCCGATTTCCGCTTCGAGCGGGTGCGCAGCGCCACCTGGCGGCTGCGGGACGCCCGGCCCGCCGGGGGCTCCGACACCACGGACCTCGGGTACGCGGTGCGGGTCGTGCACGGCGGGGCCTGGGGGTTCGCTTCGGGCGTCGATCTGACGATGGACGCCGCGGCGAGAGTGGCCTCGCAGGCGGTCGCCATGGCGAAGCTGTCGGCGAAGGTGATCGCGGCGGCGGGTTCCGACGAGCGGGTGGAGCTGGCGGACGAGCCGTCGCACGGGGAGCGGAGCTGGGTCTCGGCATACGAGGTCGACCCCTTCGACGTACCCGCCGAGGAGAAGGCGGGACTGCTCGCCGAGTGGAGCGCGCGGCTGCTGGCGGCCGAGGGCGTGGCGCATGTGGACGCCTCGCTGATGACCGTCCACGAGAACAAGTTCTACGCGGACACCTCGGGCACGGTCACCACGCAGCAGCGCGTCCGGCTGCATCCGCAGTTCAGCGCGGTGGCCGTGGACGCGGCGACCGGTGAGTTCGACTCGATGCGCACCATCGCACCGCCGGCCGGGCGGGGCTGGGAGTACCTGACCGGGACCGGCTGGGACTGGGACGCGGAGCTGGAGCGCATCCCGGGGCTGCTCGCCGAGAAGATGCGGGCGCCGAGCGTCGAGGCGGGGACGTACGACCTGGTCGTGGATCCGTCCAACCTGTGGCTGACCATCCACGAGTCGATCGGCCACGCCACCGAGCTGGACCGGGCGCTCGGTTACGAGGCGGCGTACGCGGGGACCTCGTTCGCCACGTTCGACCAGCTGGGGAAGCTGGCGTACGGCTCGCCCGTGATGAACGTGACGGGCGACCGCACCGCTGAGCACGGGCTCGCGACGATCGGCTACGACGACGAGGGCGTCGAGGCGCAGTCCTGGGACCTGATCAAGGACGGGACGCTGGTGGGCTACCAGCTGGACCGCAGGATCGCGAAGCTGACGGGCCTGGGCCGGTCCAACGGGTGCGCGTACGCGGACTCCCCGGGCCACGTCCCCGTGCAGCGCATGGCGAACGTGTCCTTGCAGCCGGACCCGGGCGGGCTGTCCACGGAGGACCTGATCGGCGGGGTCGAGCGGGGGATCTACGTGGTCGGCGACCGGTCGTGGTCCATCGACATGCAGCGGTACAACTTCCAGTTCACCGGGCAGCGGTTCTTCCGCATCGAGAACGGCAGGCTCGCCGGACAGCTGCGCGATGTCGCCTACCAGGCGACGACGACGGACTTCTGGGGCTCGATGGAGAAGGTCGGAGGCCCGCAGACGTACGTCCTGGGCGGCGCCTTCAACTGCGGCAAGGCCCAGCCGGGCCAGGTAGCGGCCGTCTCGCACGGCTGCCCCTCCGCCCTCTTCCGAGGCGTGAACATTCTGAATACGACGCAGGAGGCCGGGCGATGA